Within Pirellulales bacterium, the genomic segment TTCGGCGTCTAATTCGTCGTGCGGCACGACGACATTGACCAGGCCCATCGCCAACGCTTCGGTGGCCGAATAGCGCCGGCACAGATACCACATCTCGCGCGCTTTCTTCTCGCCGACGATGCGGGCGAGATACGCCGTGCCAAAGCCTGGGTCGACCGAGCCGACTTTCGGCCCGACCTGGCCGAACACGGCGCGATCCGAGGCGATCGTGAGATCGCAAATCGTGGCGAGCACATTGCCGCCGCCGATGGCAAAGCCCTGCACGCGCGCGATCACCGGCTGTGGCACGTCGCGGATGAGGCTGTGAACCTGGTCGATGGGCATGCCCAACGCGCCGCGCCCGCCGTAACCGCCCGAGGCCTGGCCGCCTTGATCGCCACCGCTGCAAAAGGCCTTGTCCCCGGCGCCGGCCAGCACGATCACGCCGATTTGCGAATTGCCGCCAGCCTGTACGAAAGCGGCAATCAGCTCTTCGCATGTCTGTGCGCGGAAGGCATTGTAAACCTGCGGGCGATTGATCGTGATCGTCACCACACCATCACGTTCTTCGTAAAGCAAATCTTGATAGCTCATGCGCGGACAGGCTCCTGGCGATTGGTTCGCAGCAACGCGATTGGCTTTGTATCGCGCTTGAACGCCGGTGGAAATATGCCGACGCCTGCCAATTCCGTTTCGCCCGAGGAGCTGTGTCGCCGAGTGCTATCCGTGCATCGTCAAACCGCCCGACACGCTGATCACCTGTCCGGTGATGTATTGCGCTTCTTCGCTCGCCAAAAAGGCGACGATGCCGGCGATGTCGCCGGGCTGGCCCAGGCGCTTCATGGGGATCGCCCGTTGCAAGGCCGCGCGGAGCTTCTCGCCCGCCTCGCCTGAACCGGCGAACGACGCCAAGAGCGGTGTATCGGTCGGGCCGGGGCAGACGACGTTCAGATTGATGCCGCGGCCGGCCAGCTCGCGCGCCAAAGTTTTCGTGAAGGAGATGATTCCCCCCTTGGCGGCGGCGTAGACCGATTCGCCCGACGAACCGACGCGGCCCGCATCGGACGAGATATTGACCACGGTGCCGCGGCCGCGCTGCGCCATGCCGCGCACGACGACGTGGTGCATGTTCAACGGGCCCGTGAGATTGATCGCCACGATCCGCTCCCAGAGAAGCGGGTCGGTATCGAGAAAATTGCCGGCCCGATCCCAGCCGGCGTTGTTGACGAGGATGTCGATAGGGCCGCGGGTGTGCTCGAATTGGTGTACGACACGTTCGATCGCGGCATGGTCGGTGATGTCCGCGACCAGACTTTCCGCCCGACCGCCATCGGTCGCGATAACTTGCACGGTTTCGGCGGCAGCCGCCTCGTCACGATCGAGGACGCCGACAAAAACGCCCTCGTCGGCCAGACGCAACGAGATCGCGCGGCCGATGGCGCCGCCGGCCCCCGTAACAATGGCGATCTTGTCGGCTAATCCGCGCATGAAGGTCCTCTTCGTCGCGCGCCCTGGCGCACTTGTTGCAAACCGAAGCGCGCCGTTAAGCGTCGGGCGTCTTGGGCTTCTCTTTGCGGCGCTGCCACCACTCGATGACTTGCTGCCGGGCGGCGGGCGTCGTAAAGCGGCTGGCCGGCACGCCCAGCCCGCGCAATTCCTGGTCGGTTACTTCGGCGACGCCGAAGTCGGACAGGTTTTCGCCGTGACGTGTAAGCAACATGGCCGCAGCTGTTGCGCCAACTTCCGGCGGCGGGTCGCCGATCGTGCTGATCGGCCGTGCGATGTCGATCATTCCGGCCAGGCAATCATCGAGGCCCGGCCAGGGGTCGCGGTCGGCAATCTTAAAGACCGCCAGCCAGCCGACGTTCAGACGCACTTCCTCGGTCGGTGCCGGCAACCGCCCGCGCCGACCTGCTTCGACCAGACTCGGAAGAACCTCGCGCGTGCCATTCTCGGCCAATACGGCGCACAACAGCAGGTGCCGGCTCGAGCGGCCGCCGAATTGAAACTCCTCCGGCTCGGTTTTTGGCTGATCGTCGACCGACAGCAGGTAAGGTCCGGCGAAACGCGAGACGACGTCACCATCCAATTGCAAGAGCAGGGCGATTTCACGCTCGGTCAAGCAGCGCTTTTGCGCCGCCATCCAGGCCGTGGTGCGCTCGCTCAGTTCGTGCAGCCGTTGGCTGGGATCGACCTTCAGCTTCGCCAGGTCGTACAACAATCGCTGCCGGGCGTTCGGCAGGTTCACCAGTTGAAACATCCGGTTTTCGCTATAGGGTTGCTGCGGATGCGTGATCGGAATCGCTACGCCCACCGGGTAATCGCCCGGCGCCAGAGAATTGCCACTTTTGCAATGGGCCGTCGTGTCGTCGATGCTGCTGAAATGGGTGGCGCGCAAGGCCTGGTCGGGGAACTGCGGCACGTCGACCAGCAGGTATTGCAAAGTCGAGTTGACGCGGTCTTCCCAAATTTCGGCGACCATGGCCGGCTGGCACAAATCCGATAGCCGCGTCAGGCGTTCGATCGCTTCCGGCGCGAGATCGGCATTTTCCAGATGTTTTGCGACGGCGACCTTGATCTTCGGCGCCCACGACTCGTACACCACCAAATCGGTCAGCTCACGCTCGGCACATTCGTGCGCGACGGGGTGTTCGGTTGCGGACGTCAGAATATGGAGCCATAACTCAACTTGGTTGTCGGTCGCCGCAGGCGCCGGCCAGGTCTTCGGATCGCTCGCCAGCCAGCGTACCCAGGCGGCCTCGCGCAATTCCGTCAGGCGGCGACGCACATCCGAGGGTAATTGCGGGTCTTTCAGCCGCTGCTTGAGCTTCTCGGCCACCACCGCGGCCCATTGCGGGTTGCGCTTGGCAATCCACGCCAGGCGCATCGCCGCCCCGACGCGTTGACCGTATGAAGCCGCGTCCACGTCGCCGAGTAAGCGATCAATTTCCTCGGGCGCGATTTGCGGAATGCTATCAGCAGGCGGCGCGGGCAATTGCGAAAGGATCGGCTCGCACAGCGACCGAACCTCATACGACGTGTCAGGCGCCAGCAGCAGTCGTTCCAGCGCCACGGCCACGGCCGGCTGCGTGTCCTTATCGTTGGCCAGCGCCTTGAGTTTCTCGGCCCCGCGCCCCCGCACGTCGAAGCGGTCGGAATTGAGATCCGCCAGGCAATCACGCAAAGCCTGCGCCGCTTCCGGCGGTGGCTCCTCGGCATGAGCGGCCATTCGCCATGACAAGCCGCTCCCCACGATCAACAGCAGCCAGCAAAATCGGTGGCGACGGGAGCTTCGCATGGCGACGATCGATCGCAGAGTTACTGGGAGGCGGGACATCGGGGCAGGCAAATCCGTCCGCTGGCAGGACCCTGAATGCAGGGCGAGCCGCGGCGGACGCGATTCAAGCATATGTTACGTCGCGGGGGACCAACGGGCAAAGCCGAATGCACCCGGCGGAATGGCGAGGACGCCGAAAACTGGGCAAACTGCGGCTTGTACTTTCAAACGGGAACTGCCGGGGTGATCGACCGCTGGTTCAACAGCCGATCTTGCCGGCCGCCCTGATTTGCACTACAAGCTGGCCGCCTTTCTACCTTTCATTTCCCTTCGGGTCTCAGGAGAGCCGACCATGGCGAAGGTTCTGCTGCGCGCGTTGTGCCTTGTCGCCGTCGTTGCCGTGGGGGGCGCGGTTGTATCGCACAGGGCCTCGGCCCAGATGCAGGTCAACCCGACCAGCCCTTACGTACAGATCACGCTCTTGCAGCAATTGGAACAGGGGCTGAAGTGCCGGCAGCCCGGCGAGTTCGCGTGGGTTCGCTACGTGGTACGCCAGGTGGACAAGAACAAGCTGCCGCTCAGCCTGGTCAATATCTGCTTCGACTGGTCGCGCAAGCGCAGCAACCACATTCCGTTCGTCTATTTCAAGCAAAGCTTGATCATGCTGGCCGCGCAGCAAGGCATTACGCTGAAAGATTTCGGCGGCTGGTGAGAGTCAGCGAAAGGCGCTTGATCAAACAGCGCCGCCGCGCCGCAGGCACTTACTTCGCCGGCGCGCCGAGAATGCGCTGCGCCTCGGCTCCCATTCGTCCTGTGGCCATCAAGGCCCACAGCTTCATATCGGCGATGAAGGACCACAGCGGATACTTGAACGAGGCCGGCTTGTTCTTCTCGATGCCGAAATGGCTGATCCAGGCCATCCCGTAGCCGGCCACGGGCGCCAGTACCAAGAGCCACCACATCTGCATCGCGATCGCGGCGCCGATCACGACAAAGCTCAACGTCGTGCCGACGAAGTGCATGATCCGCGTGCTCAACAGGCTGTGCTCGCGAACATAAAAGGGCCAGAACTCTTCGAACGATTTGATTTGGTCCTGCGGCATGATGACCTCCGGCCCGGGGGTGTTCGGATGGGCGGCGGGCTGCGTTGCCGCCCGTTGCATCCGACTCTATTCTGGCTTTCTCCCGGGCCGGAAGCAATGCGAACCGACGGCAGAGAACTGTAAAGTCTGTAGCCCGGGTGTGCGACCCCGGAAGCGTTGCCTATCGGCTCCCGGCCTCGCAGAGGCCAGCTACAGAAGAGGGGCATGCCATCGACACCGCAGTTCTTCTTATGTCGAGGGAGCGGGAGCGGCAGCCAGGCAACCTCGCCCCCCGTGAGGCATTACAATAGCGAGGCGACTCCGCCCAGGTCTGGACCACAACACAACTTCGTCACGCAATTCGTCGAGGGGCCAATGACTTCGCATCGCACGTGCTGGCGGCTTGTTCTAACGTGTGCTTATGGTGCGTGGCTGTGCAGCCCGGCACAGGCGCATTTCCTGTTCGTGCGCATCTTGCCGCCGGCCGAAGGGGGACGCGCGGCCGAGGTCTATTTCAGCGAGAAAGCCGACGCGGGCGATCCGCGCTTCATCGATAAGGTGGCGGCCACACGGCTGTGGCTGCAAACGGCCACAGGCGAACCGCAGGAGCTTGCCGTCACCAAGGGGGCCGATCGGTTGCGGGCGCATTTGCCCATCCAGGGAAGCGCCGAAGTCTTCGGCGTCCTCGACTATGGCGTCCTTGC encodes:
- a CDS encoding enoyl-CoA hydratase-related protein yields the protein MSYQDLLYEERDGVVTITINRPQVYNAFRAQTCEELIAAFVQAGGNSQIGVIVLAGAGDKAFCSGGDQGGQASGGYGGRGALGMPIDQVHSLIRDVPQPVIARVQGFAIGGGNVLATICDLTIASDRAVFGQVGPKVGSVDPGFGTAYLARIVGEKKAREMWYLCRRYSATEALAMGLVNVVVPHDELDAEVGRWCGELMERSPTALAIAKRSFNADTESIRGSGALGFQAVALYYQTEEHKEGSAAFHEKRKPDFRRFVR
- a CDS encoding glucose 1-dehydrogenase; this translates as MRGLADKIAIVTGAGGAIGRAISLRLADEGVFVGVLDRDEAAAAETVQVIATDGGRAESLVADITDHAAIERVVHQFEHTRGPIDILVNNAGWDRAGNFLDTDPLLWERIVAINLTGPLNMHHVVVRGMAQRGRGTVVNISSDAGRVGSSGESVYAAAKGGIISFTKTLARELAGRGINLNVVCPGPTDTPLLASFAGSGEAGEKLRAALQRAIPMKRLGQPGDIAGIVAFLASEEAQYITGQVISVSGGLTMHG
- a CDS encoding DUF962 domain-containing protein; its protein translation is MPQDQIKSFEEFWPFYVREHSLLSTRIMHFVGTTLSFVVIGAAIAMQMWWLLVLAPVAGYGMAWISHFGIEKNKPASFKYPLWSFIADMKLWALMATGRMGAEAQRILGAPAK